A region of Acidisarcina sp. DNA encodes the following proteins:
- a CDS encoding CTP synthase gives MSAKYIFVTGGVVSSLGKGLAAASIGCLLESRGLKVNLMKFDPYLNVDPGTMSPFQHGEVFVTDDGAETDLDLGHYERFTHAHLTRDNNLTTGRIYEQIITKERRGDYLGKTVQVIPHVTNEIKNAMKKVAAMGQDVTIIEIGGTVGDIESLPFLEAIRQMRQELGRENTVFVHVTLVPWIAAAQELKTKPTQHSVKEMLSIGIQPDILLCRTDRFLSADIKSKIALFCNLEEKAVITARDVPSIYECPLMFAEEGVDSLALRYLHIDAKEANLEEWKALLDRCYHPKDKVSIAIVGKYVEYEDSYKSLKEALVHGAMAENLKLEITWIEAEGLESKSPEDRSYESQLEGFDGILVPGGFGKRGIEGMLNAIRYAREKQVPYFGICLGMQTACIEFARNVCGLTGANSSEFDPATSYRIIYKLRELIGVEEMGGTMRLGAWQCVLEPDSLAFAAYGTTEISERHRHRYEFNREYEALLTGAGLRITGATPDATYVEIVEIPGHPFFLGCQFHPEFKSKPLEPHPLFHAFIQASYRNRGEHSETRVPPQVEAGINQ, from the coding sequence ATGTCGGCAAAGTACATCTTTGTGACGGGCGGAGTTGTGTCCAGTCTTGGAAAGGGTCTGGCTGCAGCTTCGATCGGCTGTCTGCTCGAGAGCCGCGGTCTGAAAGTCAATCTAATGAAGTTTGACCCCTACCTGAATGTCGATCCTGGAACGATGTCGCCATTCCAGCATGGAGAGGTCTTCGTTACCGACGATGGCGCGGAGACCGATCTGGACCTGGGTCACTATGAGCGATTTACCCATGCTCACCTGACGCGCGACAACAACCTGACCACGGGCCGCATCTACGAGCAGATCATCACCAAGGAGCGCCGCGGAGACTACCTGGGCAAGACCGTCCAGGTTATTCCGCACGTCACCAACGAGATCAAGAACGCGATGAAGAAGGTCGCGGCGATGGGGCAGGACGTGACCATCATCGAGATCGGCGGCACCGTCGGCGACATTGAATCGCTGCCATTTCTGGAGGCAATCCGCCAGATGCGCCAGGAGCTGGGCCGCGAAAACACGGTCTTTGTGCACGTAACCCTGGTGCCGTGGATTGCCGCGGCACAGGAGCTGAAGACCAAGCCGACACAGCACTCCGTCAAGGAGATGCTCTCGATCGGCATTCAGCCGGACATCCTGCTCTGCCGCACCGACCGCTTCCTCTCCGCCGACATCAAGAGCAAGATCGCGCTCTTCTGCAATCTCGAAGAGAAGGCGGTCATCACCGCTCGCGATGTTCCTTCCATCTACGAGTGCCCGCTGATGTTCGCCGAGGAGGGCGTCGATTCGCTCGCGCTCCGCTACCTGCACATCGACGCGAAGGAGGCCAACCTGGAGGAGTGGAAGGCGCTGCTGGACCGCTGCTACCACCCCAAGGACAAGGTTTCGATCGCGATCGTCGGCAAGTATGTGGAGTACGAAGACAGCTACAAGTCGCTCAAGGAGGCACTTGTCCATGGAGCGATGGCCGAGAATCTGAAGTTGGAGATTACGTGGATTGAGGCCGAGGGCCTCGAGAGCAAATCCCCCGAGGATCGCTCTTACGAATCGCAGCTTGAGGGCTTCGACGGCATCCTTGTTCCTGGAGGCTTCGGCAAACGCGGCATTGAGGGCATGCTGAACGCCATTCGCTACGCCCGCGAAAAGCAGGTCCCCTACTTCGGCATCTGCCTGGGCATGCAGACGGCGTGCATTGAATTTGCCCGCAATGTCTGTGGGCTGACGGGCGCCAACTCCAGCGAGTTCGATCCGGCAACCTCATACCGCATCATCTACAAGCTGCGCGAGCTGATCGGTGTGGAAGAGATGGGCGGAACCATGCGTCTGGGCGCGTGGCAATGCGTTCTGGAGCCTGACTCCCTCGCCTTCGCAGCCTACGGGACGACCGAAATCAGTGAACGCCACCGTCACCGTTACGAATTCAATCGCGAGTATGAAGCGCTCCTGACCGGCGCCGGGCTGCGCATCACCGGCGCCACTCCTGATGCGACGTATGTGGAGATCGTCGAGATCCCAGGCCACCCCTTCTTCCTCGGTTGCCAGTTCCACCCCGAGTTCAAATCCAAGCCGCTGGAGCCGCATCCGCTCTTCCACGCTTTCATCCAGGCCTCCTACCGGAATCGGGGGGAGCACTCGGAAACCAGAGTTCCTCCGCAGGTCGAAGCCGGGATCAACCAGTAA
- the kdsA gene encoding 3-deoxy-8-phosphooctulonate synthase yields the protein MNTFDVGPVRVGGQQLFLIAGPCVIESEKHVRTMADAIQRITSDLGIPYIFKASYDKANRTSLRSFRGPGLREGCRILRSLADATGLPVLTDVHQAADCAAVAEAVDVLQIPAFLCRQTDLLAAAAATGRAVNVKKGQFVAPWDMKHAVEKITESGNQRVFLTERGASFGYNNLVVDMRSLPILRKLAPVVFDGTHSVQTPSAANGVSGGQPEFIPVLTRAAVAAGVDGLFLEVHDDPANAKSDGANALDLKYLRGLLETLLAIHAAAK from the coding sequence ATGAACACTTTTGATGTAGGACCAGTCCGGGTCGGTGGCCAGCAGCTATTTCTGATTGCCGGCCCCTGCGTGATCGAGAGCGAGAAGCACGTGCGCACCATGGCGGACGCCATCCAGCGCATCACCTCGGACCTCGGCATCCCGTATATCTTCAAAGCCTCCTACGACAAGGCCAACCGCACCTCGCTGCGCAGCTTTCGCGGCCCGGGGCTCAGGGAGGGCTGCCGGATCCTGCGCTCGCTGGCCGATGCTACGGGGCTGCCGGTGCTCACCGATGTACACCAGGCCGCCGATTGCGCGGCTGTAGCGGAGGCGGTGGACGTGCTGCAGATTCCCGCGTTCCTCTGCCGCCAGACGGACCTGCTGGCAGCCGCCGCGGCCACGGGACGGGCAGTGAACGTGAAAAAGGGCCAGTTTGTTGCGCCCTGGGATATGAAGCACGCGGTAGAAAAGATTACCGAATCAGGAAACCAGCGGGTCTTCCTGACCGAGCGCGGCGCCAGCTTCGGCTACAACAATCTTGTGGTGGATATGCGTTCGCTGCCGATCCTGCGCAAGCTGGCACCTGTGGTTTTTGACGGGACGCACTCCGTGCAGACCCCTTCTGCCGCTAACGGCGTCTCCGGCGGCCAGCCAGAGTTTATCCCGGTGCTGACGCGCGCCGCAGTCGCTGCGGGGGTGGATGGCCTCTTCCTCGAGGTACACGACGATCCGGCCAACGCGAAGTCCGATGGCGCGAACGCCCTTGATCTCAAATACCTGCGCGGCCTGCTGGAAACGCTGCTCGCGATCCACGCCGCGGCGAAATAA
- a CDS encoding OmpA family protein, translated as MSAILNHETVAVLLLVGALGVPALAQTSTPPPAQVQTGTNNGQATGTMNPDDKSTYATGQPLEMKSNEGFWGHMNPFARKKWVNRQLNPVKDRLNELDQLNAKNANDIKDVDSRAQQGIHKAQSTADAAAQQATEAGTRAGQAQQVAQQASTRTDQLHTTVSNLDQYQSVTDTEIHFRPGQSTLNAKAKEALDGIANQLNGKQGYILEVQGYSRAAGQTGIQNSQRMSNAVVRYLVTEHQVPVYRIHQLAMGNAKYESSTGSVHGTVVHVSLMQNSLAALDSAPKDASSPSGATQQ; from the coding sequence ATGAGTGCAATTCTGAACCACGAAACTGTTGCCGTGCTGCTGCTGGTTGGCGCGCTGGGTGTTCCAGCGCTTGCACAAACGTCGACACCGCCACCTGCGCAAGTTCAAACCGGGACCAACAATGGCCAGGCCACTGGCACGATGAATCCCGATGATAAAAGCACCTACGCAACCGGCCAGCCTCTGGAGATGAAGTCCAACGAGGGATTCTGGGGCCACATGAACCCCTTCGCTCGCAAAAAGTGGGTGAATCGGCAGCTCAACCCTGTCAAGGACCGCTTGAATGAGCTGGATCAGCTGAATGCCAAGAATGCCAATGACATCAAGGATGTCGATAGCCGGGCTCAGCAGGGTATCCACAAGGCTCAGAGCACTGCCGATGCCGCCGCGCAACAGGCGACGGAAGCTGGCACCCGCGCTGGACAGGCGCAGCAGGTGGCACAGCAGGCCAGCACTCGCACCGATCAGCTTCACACCACGGTCTCCAACCTGGATCAGTACCAGTCGGTGACCGATACGGAGATTCACTTCCGCCCCGGCCAGAGCACGCTCAACGCCAAGGCCAAGGAAGCGCTGGACGGAATTGCCAACCAGTTGAATGGCAAGCAGGGCTACATCCTTGAAGTGCAAGGGTATTCGCGCGCTGCCGGCCAGACTGGTATCCAGAACTCCCAGCGGATGTCGAACGCCGTGGTGCGGTATCTGGTGACGGAACATCAGGTTCCCGTGTATCGCATCCATCAGCTTGCGATGGGGAACGCGAAGTATGAATCCAGCACAGGAAGCGTGCACGGAACCGTCGTCCACGTCAGCCTGATGCAGAACAGTTTAGCGGCCCTGGACTCAGCACCGAAAGATGCTAGTTCACCGTCGGGTGCAACGCAGCAGTAA
- a CDS encoding DUF2393 family protein has protein sequence MESNQKNDPGFLSSSDGSPKSTSQTSWVPWVIAGTVILLGLAALVVFSGRRQKGPQVSGATLSPADPYAASLPITNLQMSEASNFAGGKVTYIDGQIANTGSRTVTGIIVQIAFHNDMGELSQKETMAMNLIRTREPYIDTQSVSAAPIKPGDQREFRLIFDHVTMDWNQQYPEVRITEVQGK, from the coding sequence ATGGAATCGAACCAGAAGAACGACCCCGGTTTCCTCTCCAGTTCAGACGGCTCCCCAAAGAGCACCTCGCAGACCTCCTGGGTCCCCTGGGTGATTGCCGGAACAGTCATCCTGCTCGGCCTGGCTGCACTCGTTGTCTTTTCCGGCAGGCGCCAAAAGGGACCGCAGGTAAGCGGCGCCACGCTCTCTCCCGCAGATCCCTATGCCGCCTCGCTGCCGATCACTAATCTGCAGATGAGCGAGGCCTCCAACTTTGCCGGTGGCAAAGTGACGTACATCGATGGCCAGATCGCGAATACCGGCTCCCGAACCGTAACGGGAATCATCGTCCAGATCGCCTTCCACAATGACATGGGAGAGCTGTCGCAGAAGGAAACGATGGCGATGAACCTGATCCGCACACGGGAACCATACATCGATACCCAGTCGGTGAGTGCTGCGCCCATCAAGCCCGGCGACCAGCGCGAATTCCGCCTTATCTTTGACCACGTGACGATGGATTGGAATCAGCAATATCCGGAGGTTCGGATTACTGAAGTTCAGGGGAAGTAA
- a CDS encoding ATP-binding protein — MTKTCSICGGIGMRVVTRDDGERYAETCSCQVTSRGNRLLARAKIPKRYEHCSIDSYDSAFPGANRSLAAAHMMARKFVEDYPTGTEGKGLLITGSIGVGKTHLAVGILHSLITIKGVQGLFCDYRELLKEIQHSYNPQVAMTELEVLDPIFKAEVLLLDELGAQKPTDWVWDTVALILNTRYNDKRTTIITTNYPDQPPGAVATTAAARAMREESLGDRIGERMRSRLAEMCVTVEMQGGDFRRSVSRARFG; from the coding sequence ATGACGAAAACCTGCTCCATCTGTGGCGGTATCGGCATGCGCGTGGTTACGCGCGACGACGGAGAACGCTATGCGGAAACTTGCTCGTGCCAGGTGACCAGCCGCGGCAACCGTCTGCTGGCCAGGGCGAAGATTCCCAAGCGCTACGAACACTGTTCCATTGACAGCTATGATTCGGCCTTTCCCGGGGCGAATCGCTCGCTTGCTGCGGCTCACATGATGGCGCGGAAGTTCGTAGAGGATTACCCCACCGGAACCGAGGGGAAAGGGCTCCTGATCACTGGCTCAATCGGAGTCGGCAAGACGCATCTGGCGGTCGGCATTCTGCATTCGCTGATAACGATCAAGGGAGTTCAGGGCCTGTTTTGCGATTATCGAGAGTTGCTCAAGGAGATTCAGCACTCCTACAACCCGCAGGTCGCGATGACCGAGTTAGAGGTGCTGGACCCGATCTTCAAGGCCGAGGTCCTGTTGCTGGATGAGCTTGGTGCGCAGAAGCCCACGGACTGGGTTTGGGACACGGTTGCCCTGATCCTGAACACCCGCTACAACGACAAGCGCACCACCATCATTACCACCAACTATCCCGATCAGCCCCCGGGAGCGGTCGCTACCACTGCGGCTGCCAGGGCCATGCGGGAGGAGTCGTTGGGAGATCGCATCGGGGAGCGCATGCGCTCGCGATTGGCGGAGATGTGCGTCACCGTCGAGATGCAAGGCGGTGATTTCCGCCGGTCGGTCAGCCGGGCACGTTTCGGCTGA
- a CDS encoding HigA family addiction module antitoxin, which produces MDKTFAVHPGEILRHEFMQPMGLTAYRLAKEINVPVPRINDIVRAKRSISANTALRLAKYFGISAQFWLNLQNRFDLAEAAKDKTISRVKQRASEAA; this is translated from the coding sequence ATGGATAAGACATTTGCAGTTCATCCAGGAGAGATTCTCCGACATGAGTTCATGCAGCCCATGGGCCTTACAGCCTATCGCCTGGCGAAGGAGATCAATGTACCCGTGCCACGCATCAATGACATCGTGAGAGCGAAACGATCCATTTCCGCCAATACAGCCCTGCGTCTGGCGAAGTATTTCGGCATTTCGGCGCAGTTTTGGCTCAATCTGCAGAATCGCTTTGACTTGGCTGAGGCTGCCAAAGACAAGACGATCAGCCGGGTGAAGCAGAGAGCATCGGAAGCGGCCTAA
- a CDS encoding type II toxin-antitoxin system RelE/ParE family toxin yields the protein MIVGCRDRETELLWKTGKSRKFSSIREVASRKLAILDAASELSELLVPPGNGLEKLKGDREGQHSIRINDQYRICFIWRDKNAHEVEIADYH from the coding sequence ATGATCGTTGGTTGCAGGGATCGCGAAACAGAATTGCTCTGGAAGACCGGAAAAAGCCGGAAATTTTCTTCCATTCGCGAAGTAGCCAGCAGAAAATTGGCTATTCTGGATGCCGCGTCCGAGCTTTCGGAATTGCTTGTGCCGCCCGGGAATGGACTGGAAAAGTTAAAGGGCGATCGCGAAGGTCAACACTCGATTCGCATCAACGATCAATATCGCATTTGCTTTATATGGCGGGATAAGAACGCGCACGAAGTTGAGATAGCGGACTATCACTAG
- the rpmE gene encoding 50S ribosomal protein L31, protein MPKPGIHPSYNPIKVVCACGYTFETRSTHKGDIHVEICSHCHPYFTGKQKLVDTAGRVERFRRKYAKSDAAKSDAAKAAK, encoded by the coding sequence ATGCCTAAGCCAGGAATTCACCCGAGTTATAACCCGATTAAGGTCGTGTGTGCCTGTGGTTACACATTTGAGACCCGGTCGACCCACAAGGGCGACATCCACGTGGAAATCTGCTCGCACTGCCACCCCTACTTTACGGGAAAGCAGAAGCTGGTCGACACCGCCGGCCGAGTCGAGCGCTTCCGCCGGAAGTACGCCAAGTCCGATGCGGCCAAGTCCGATGCGGCCAAGGCCGCCAAGTAG
- the dusB gene encoding tRNA dihydrouridine synthase DusB, which translates to MQKHWDNPLEHTMPSGTRVPAAVEIGGVRVAPATVLAPMAGVTDTVFRRFIRNASVFTAEGAAKTQDTAQTEDAAAVDAPVTNQQSGCGLIMTEFTSADGLSRMRETKRKRYLTFYEDEHPIAAQIFGSNPETLAEAARIVEATGFDMVDLNLGCPAKRVVNCNGGSGLLRDLPLIGKIFEAVRAAVTIPFTVKFRMGWNDNQIVCVDLARLAERSGLNAVSLHARTREQGYAGQARWEYIAAVKDAVRIPVVGNGDIRTPEDACAMVARTGCDAVMIGRAAPSNPWIFRQIAQYTALGRYDQPTNQDRYRMIRSYFQMLLDEGHVEETAGKMKQFATWFTHGVVGGAALRKAIYESKTGETVLEVVDRFFAGHEDAGNGDESRVPQEFLAGDPYPFRDTTALTCGD; encoded by the coding sequence ATGCAGAAACATTGGGACAATCCGTTGGAGCACACCATGCCCTCAGGAACGCGAGTACCCGCGGCCGTCGAGATTGGCGGCGTCCGGGTTGCTCCGGCTACGGTGCTCGCCCCTATGGCTGGGGTCACGGATACGGTCTTCCGGCGCTTTATCCGCAACGCCAGCGTCTTCACGGCGGAGGGCGCGGCCAAGACCCAGGACACGGCCCAGACGGAGGACGCTGCGGCGGTCGATGCACCGGTAACCAACCAGCAATCCGGCTGCGGGCTCATCATGACGGAGTTCACCTCCGCCGACGGGCTTTCGCGGATGCGGGAGACGAAGCGCAAGCGTTACCTCACTTTCTACGAAGATGAGCATCCCATCGCCGCACAGATCTTCGGGTCGAATCCGGAAACGCTCGCCGAAGCCGCGCGTATTGTGGAGGCGACGGGCTTTGACATGGTGGACCTGAACCTGGGCTGCCCGGCCAAGCGTGTCGTCAACTGCAATGGGGGCAGCGGCCTGCTGCGTGATCTTCCGCTAATCGGGAAGATTTTTGAGGCGGTGCGGGCTGCGGTCACGATTCCCTTCACCGTCAAATTCCGCATGGGCTGGAATGACAACCAAATTGTCTGCGTAGATCTTGCGCGGCTGGCGGAGCGGAGCGGGCTGAACGCCGTCTCTCTGCATGCCCGCACGCGCGAACAGGGCTATGCCGGGCAGGCGCGCTGGGAGTACATCGCGGCGGTAAAGGATGCGGTGCGCATTCCCGTGGTGGGCAATGGCGATATCCGCACGCCGGAGGACGCCTGCGCGATGGTGGCCAGGACTGGCTGCGATGCCGTGATGATTGGCCGTGCCGCACCGTCGAACCCATGGATCTTTCGCCAGATTGCGCAATACACCGCGCTCGGACGCTACGATCAGCCGACCAATCAGGATCGCTACCGCATGATCCGTAGCTACTTCCAGATGTTGCTGGACGAAGGCCATGTGGAGGAGACCGCGGGCAAGATGAAGCAGTTTGCCACATGGTTTACCCATGGCGTGGTGGGCGGCGCTGCGCTGCGCAAGGCAATCTACGAATCGAAGACGGGCGAGACGGTGCTCGAAGTGGTGGACCGCTTTTTCGCCGGGCATGAAGACGCGGGGAATGGAGACGAGAGCCGTGTTCCGCAGGAGTTCCTCGCGGGAGACCCCTACCCCTTCCGCGATACCACCGCGCTGACCTGCGGCGACTGA
- the bstA gene encoding bacillithiol transferase BstA: MSTDVLDSLRYPIGKFQKSTIDPAQRPASIATLRALPSALREAVSGLSDAQLATPYRDGGWTVLQTVHHLADSHLNAYSRFRQALTQDWPTIYAYDEAKWAQLADAHTAPVALSLELLDGLHARWTLLLDSLKDADFERGFVHPENGRQTLEQGVAIYAWHSRHHTAHITELRKRNHW; this comes from the coding sequence ATGAGCACCGACGTCCTCGACTCCCTTCGTTATCCCATTGGAAAATTTCAGAAGTCCACAATTGATCCGGCCCAGCGCCCGGCATCGATCGCAACTCTGCGCGCCCTGCCCTCCGCCCTGCGCGAAGCCGTATCCGGCCTCAGCGATGCGCAGCTCGCCACTCCCTACCGCGACGGTGGATGGACAGTTCTGCAGACGGTGCACCACCTCGCCGACAGCCACTTGAACGCCTACTCGCGTTTCCGCCAGGCGCTTACGCAGGATTGGCCGACGATCTACGCCTATGACGAGGCCAAATGGGCGCAGCTCGCGGATGCGCATACCGCGCCGGTTGCGTTGTCGCTGGAGCTCCTCGATGGCCTCCATGCCCGCTGGACCCTCCTGCTGGATTCGCTGAAAGATGCGGATTTCGAACGCGGGTTTGTCCATCCGGAGAATGGCCGGCAGACGCTGGAGCAAGGCGTAGCCATCTACGCGTGGCACAGCCGCCATCACACGGCTCACATCACCGAACTGCGCAAGCGCAATCACTGGTAG